The genomic region GTGGTACTTGTAGCAATTTACAATCCCAATGTTCCTCAAAGTGCACAGGGTGCCAAGTATGTAGCGGGTAACGTAACAATTTCCGCTGGAGGCGTTACAGTACCTCTAATAAGCAATGATACATCAAATGCCTCAGTGGTATATTACCTGAATAACGGGCAGCATTACTTCTGGTTCTTCATAACAATGACCCCAGTTCCTACTACCTCTGCTTCATCCCTATCCATGACTGAGACCCTTACAATAAACAGTACATCTACTAATGTTCAATTAACCAATCCCTATCTTAGCTTCACTACTCCAGTTGGAAATGTCCAAACTGACGGAAAAGCTGGCGTATTTCAGCTTACACTACCCTCATCCTTCCCCAATCAGTTGATAGGAGAGTATGGTCAAACAGTATATGGAGGCCATAAAGTAAATATTACTGACTTGTACTTCTTTAGTGGCGATAAAACAATTACGATCTCATATAGCACAGGTGCATCTGTAACAATTAACAATTACTTGGCAGACTCAAGCAATTACGCAGCCACCCTCCAGACTACCGAATCCACAGTGCCCCTTAACTCCACTTGGCAAGTATACTTCGTGGACAATATCATGCAAGCTAATCCACTTGTTGGAGGAAATGGTGGCTTCATGATCACGGCAAACGGAACGCAGGTATCTCCGGTTATCCAAAATGTATCCTACCTAGCGGTAAAGAACGGAGTTTACGTGAACACAACTGTGTTTGCTAATAACCCTGTTCCAAACGCACAGGCAATGTTTGGCTATGGAAATGTTTACTACGGAAACTTCACCATGTACACCAGCTCCATTGTTACTAACAAGACTTATGCAACACTACTATCTGGGAACAACTACACCCCAGCTAATGTGTCCTTTAGCCAATACAAGATGCTAATAACCAGTGGTCTATTTACCACAAATACGCCTATAACCATATACCTATCCGATTGGATTGGAAATAATGCCTCGGTATCCATAAAGGGCACCATAAAGGAGACCACTCTACAATCAATTACTCTCTCAGTTCAGAAGGGAGAAAACTTAACGGTGAACGATTTCAATAACATATCAAACTATAGCGTCAGAAGGAACATAATGGTGTATGTGGCTCTCCAGAATATTACAGGATCTACTTATAAGACTGCTATGGTTTCTCTTCCTGAGACCTATGCAGGTTCAGGCGTATTCAGTTTGCCTACGGTTCTAAGAATTGGCTCATCACCAAGTATTACTTACTCAACCTCTCAAGTTACAATAACCCTACCACCTTATGATTTCAGCAATACTTCTCTATTGATAACAGCTACTAACGATATAGGTGCCTCCTACTATTACCTTGGTAGCAATACGGTTAAGAATATCTCTACTCCCGGTACCATATCAGTTGGTACTCCAACACTTGTTCCTATCCCCAACGTTGTGTCTGTAGCCAATGTGACTCCTGTGATAGAGCTGGCGTATACTGAGCCCAATCTAGCCTTCGGAACTGCTACTACGTTAACAGTTAGTGGTACCAGTGTAAAATATAATGGCGTGCAAGTGGCAACTGATAGCGTAACTGCGGTTCTTCCAAACGGAACAGTAATTAGCGGAAATCTTAATGGATTGAGTATTACCAGTTTAACATCCGCTAACGGTAATGGTACGTTCTTTATCGTAGTGCCAAGCACTGTTATAAAGACTTTCTTGGGAACTCACACTTACATACCTTCAGGAACAGAGCTAACATTCAAGATTTATGATGAGTTCGCTGCGCAAACTCTTAGCGTGACCTACAAGTTTACGACAGTTGCACCAGTAATAGCCATTAAGACTCCAACCTCCACGTCGTTCTCCTCAGCTGAGACCGCATACTTACCACCATTGCCCTATAACGTAGTTCCAGAGAAACACTACATCTCAGTTAATGTTACTGACACTCTGTATGCCCAAAGCGTTCCATCATCAGCTCTTCAAACTACACTCAAGATAATAGTTGAGAATCCAGCGGGACAAAAAGTAGGTAACGTGGTAACCACGGTAGTTTCCGAGACTGCTGCCAATAGTGGACTCTTTACAGGCAAGATATACTACACAGTCTATGAAAATAGCAGTGGATATTGGTTAAATATAAATGGCCAAAATATTACTAACTTGAAAAACGTGGTTAATGGTGGGCTCATAGTATTCGAGTACACTTCCCCATCATCTCAGTCAACTGTTAACGCTACTGCCTTGCTCGAGCCATCTCCATTCACCCTAAGCGTAAGCCAAACTTCAGCCAATCCTGGACAACATGTTAATGTCTCAGTGAACAGTCCTGGACTTGTTGAATCCAGCAACATGAAGTTTACAGGTTCCCTGATAATTTACGCCCAATTTGCCGAATGGAACGGACCGGGTTCTCAACCAACCATTGCTGTATCTCCAATCACCTTGAAGGAAGTTTCTGCCGGGTCTCCAGTATTCGGAGGAACCATAGTATTAGGTAATTCAAGTGTTGTCTCTTCGGGCAACCTTACCTCCTTGATAACTACCCCAGGATATACGGTTGCTCCTGGATCAGTGGTCCTTGTGAATGCAAATGCGACCATAGGACCAACAAGCACTTCCAGCTCCATTACTCCATATTATCAGCAGCAATCAATATCTATCAATGTTGTAGATATCAATGTCTCGATACTCAATCCATCTCCAGCTTCACCCTTCGCTAAGCTTGAGATTGAACTCCAATCTCCACTATTCAACCTGCTTACGCATCCTGCGGCAGGAAACTACACCTCTGCAGGGACTAGCGCCGGAATATTAGAGGGAATACTTTCAACAATCACCACCCAGCAGTCCCAGCAACTTGTTACCTCAACCCAGCTCGTAACTTCACCAAAGACCTCATTCTACTACAACAATACCATATGGGTCATAGAGACGCCAATGACCTTATGGAGTGGCACTCCTGGAAGCTATGGAATACCCATAGAAGTGAATCTAACTGATCTATTGACTGTAACTCACAATGTCTATGCAATTCATGTAGTTGAAGTTCCCAATGTCACCACAGGCACCGTTTCTCTGGTATCCGCCTATGCTGTTCCCAGCGTCTCCAGTAATGTTGCCCAGCTACAGATTAATGGATTAGTGCCTCCAGTGATCTCCGTGTTCTTCAACGGTAACAACATAACGCAGTCAGCAAGCGCGGCAATTCCGTTCCCCAATACAACTGCAGGCGAACTAGTAAACGTCACGGTATACGCGCCTGATGCTGTGAATAATCTTAATGTGCCAGGCTCAGGTACTACATTCAACGTTACCATAGTGAACACTGCAAATGGTGAGACGACAACCCTCACACTAACACAGATGACTAAGATAATCGGCGGTGTAGCTGTTCCTACTCCATACTATACAGGGTTATTGAAGGTAGTTGAACCAACAGTGTACACTCCTGGTACACCAGGTGTAATCTCAGCTTCCTCAGGAGTTGTTAATAAGGTACTGGTCAACATGAACCTTGTAGAAGGTCAGTACTACAATACACAGGGATTACTGCAACAGTTAAGGATGAAGGCCAGCTCCTACTTCTATGTGGGAGTTATCAAGTTGAGCGTCTTAGTATCTCACTTCACCATATTGAGCAATGGAACTCCCGTAACTGGCATGCAAGTTGGAAAGTCTTACAGCCTATTATTCAATGTAACCAACAATGGTAATGTAAACGAGACAATATATGGTACACTAGAGGTACTATTGAATGGTACTCCAGTTCAACCAGAGATTGTGGCCCAAATAACCTTAGCGCCAGGGCAGAGCACCCAGATAGGAACACTATTTACTCCCACAATGCCAGGTAGCTATACCATAACCTTCATACCATTCCAGAACAACCTGTTAAGTATACCCTACAACCAAGGATTGACCGAGGTTGTTACGGCAAGTTAATTTTTTTCCTTCCTTTATAAGTTAAGGGTGATTAAATATGAAGTATAATCTTCTTCCCTTGATTCTTTTATCCCTACTAGTAGCACCATTGTTGGCCATGGGTTCAGCTCCAGCTATTACAGTAACTACTCAACCAGTATATCATCCTGGACAGACTGTATTCATTTCAGGAGTTACTTCTCCTAACACTCTTGTGGGCATAACAATCTATAATCCGCAGGGGAAGGCAGTTTACTCCAACACCACCACAAGCGGACCTAATGGAGATTACTCATTGAAAGCCTTCACATTCCCGCTACAGGAGAGCACAACGTTCCCATTCGGGACTTATACCGTTCAGGTTGGGACCCAGACTGGGTTCACCAACTCCACAACGTTCCAATTCCTACCTCTAACCGCTACGGTAAATGTATTAGTGGTTAATCCACAGGGTGTACCAATTCAGGGAGCCACTGTTACTGCAGATAGTGTGACTGCCACTACCAACGCTTCAGGTCAGGCAGTTTTGAACCTTCCCACGGGGACATATACCTTGAAGGTAGTTCCCCCATCTCCATACTCGCCTGCCAGCGAGAACATAACAGTAACAGCACCTAATACATACTCATTCAAGATAACTGTACAGATCCAGGAACTGGCTCTCCAGGTAGTTAGCGCTACTTCACCCAACGTTAATCTGAAGGATTTGACAAGCGGGACAAGCATAACAATGATTGGTGGCACTACACTCACATTGATGAGCATGGTAACATTCGCAGGTCAGCCAATAAGTACGGCTACTGTGACTGCTATGTATAACGGGACCATGTATAATGCAACCTATATGAACGGTTACTACGTTATCACCATATCAGTTCCAAACACGCAGTATGAGACTGACTTAGTAATACAGGCGACTTACTCTGGGATGCAATCCAACACCGTAACCCTTCCGTTAACCGTGAATGTTAATGAACAGGCTATAATAGCAAGTCTTAACTCGACAATACAGTCTCTCGAATCTCAAATAAGCTCACTAAGTAGCACTGTCTCCACTCTCAGTAGCTCAGTCACAAGTTTGAGCAATACTGTCTCTAGTTTGAGTAGCACAGTCTCTAAGCTCAACGGCA from Metallosphaera sedula DSM 5348 harbors:
- the slaB gene encoding S-layer protein SlaB, which codes for MKYNLLPLILLSLLVAPLLAMGSAPAITVTTQPVYHPGQTVFISGVTSPNTLVGITIYNPQGKAVYSNTTTSGPNGDYSLKAFTFPLQESTTFPFGTYTVQVGTQTGFTNSTTFQFLPLTATVNVLVVNPQGVPIQGATVTADSVTATTNASGQAVLNLPTGTYTLKVVPPSPYSPASENITVTAPNTYSFKITVQIQELALQVVSATSPNVNLKDLTSGTSITMIGGTTLTLMSMVTFAGQPISTATVTAMYNGTMYNATYMNGYYVITISVPNTQYETDLVIQATYSGMQSNTVTLPLTVNVNEQAIIASLNSTIQSLESQISSLSSTVSTLSSSVTSLSNTVSSLSSTVSKLNGTVASLQSSVSTLSSEYSTLNSRVNALSGLSGTVDIALAVSIIAIIISIVVLILVFRKIS
- the slaA gene encoding S-layer protein SlaA, which encodes MNKSAIRYLSLLLVFLMGGSFLAGITTFGQTSSTAGGVTISVSNEWVGNDTVVLVAIYNPNVPQSAQGAKYVAGNVTISAGGVTVPLISNDTSNASVVYYLNNGQHYFWFFITMTPVPTTSASSLSMTETLTINSTSTNVQLTNPYLSFTTPVGNVQTDGKAGVFQLTLPSSFPNQLIGEYGQTVYGGHKVNITDLYFFSGDKTITISYSTGASVTINNYLADSSNYAATLQTTESTVPLNSTWQVYFVDNIMQANPLVGGNGGFMITANGTQVSPVIQNVSYLAVKNGVYVNTTVFANNPVPNAQAMFGYGNVYYGNFTMYTSSIVTNKTYATLLSGNNYTPANVSFSQYKMLITSGLFTTNTPITIYLSDWIGNNASVSIKGTIKETTLQSITLSVQKGENLTVNDFNNISNYSVRRNIMVYVALQNITGSTYKTAMVSLPETYAGSGVFSLPTVLRIGSSPSITYSTSQVTITLPPYDFSNTSLLITATNDIGASYYYLGSNTVKNISTPGTISVGTPTLVPIPNVVSVANVTPVIELAYTEPNLAFGTATTLTVSGTSVKYNGVQVATDSVTAVLPNGTVISGNLNGLSITSLTSANGNGTFFIVVPSTVIKTFLGTHTYIPSGTELTFKIYDEFAAQTLSVTYKFTTVAPVIAIKTPTSTSFSSAETAYLPPLPYNVVPEKHYISVNVTDTLYAQSVPSSALQTTLKIIVENPAGQKVGNVVTTVVSETAANSGLFTGKIYYTVYENSSGYWLNINGQNITNLKNVVNGGLIVFEYTSPSSQSTVNATALLEPSPFTLSVSQTSANPGQHVNVSVNSPGLVESSNMKFTGSLIIYAQFAEWNGPGSQPTIAVSPITLKEVSAGSPVFGGTIVLGNSSVVSSGNLTSLITTPGYTVAPGSVVLVNANATIGPTSTSSSITPYYQQQSISINVVDINVSILNPSPASPFAKLEIELQSPLFNLLTHPAAGNYTSAGTSAGILEGILSTITTQQSQQLVTSTQLVTSPKTSFYYNNTIWVIETPMTLWSGTPGSYGIPIEVNLTDLLTVTHNVYAIHVVEVPNVTTGTVSLVSAYAVPSVSSNVAQLQINGLVPPVISVFFNGNNITQSASAAIPFPNTTAGELVNVTVYAPDAVNNLNVPGSGTTFNVTIVNTANGETTTLTLTQMTKIIGGVAVPTPYYTGLLKVVEPTVYTPGTPGVISASSGVVNKVLVNMNLVEGQYYNTQGLLQQLRMKASSYFYVGVIKLSVLVSHFTILSNGTPVTGMQVGKSYSLLFNVTNNGNVNETIYGTLEVLLNGTPVQPEIVAQITLAPGQSTQIGTLFTPTMPGSYTITFIPFQNNLLSIPYNQGLTEVVTAS